A portion of the Homalodisca vitripennis isolate AUS2020 chromosome 2, UT_GWSS_2.1, whole genome shotgun sequence genome contains these proteins:
- the LOC124353852 gene encoding LOW QUALITY PROTEIN: FAD-linked sulfhydryl oxidase ALR-like (The sequence of the model RefSeq protein was modified relative to this genomic sequence to represent the inferred CDS: deleted 1 base in 1 codon) has product MRQRSLPRSLGGGSLESEYSAVSEVGSVVTEVHSNCPLDKDELGRSTWGLLHTIAAYYPDNPSQETRDDVRIFFEKFAKLYPCRSCADHFREQITSFPPRVSNQQTLSRWLCDMHNLVNQRTGKPIFDCSRVNERWRDGWRDGSCD; this is encoded by the exons atgcgaCAGAGAAGTCTTCCAAGAAGTCTTGGTGGTGGTAGCTTGGAATCTGAGTACTCGGCT GTGTCAGAAGTTGGTTCTGTGGTAACTGAGGTACACTCGAATTGTCCACTGGATAAAGATGAGCTCG GTCGATCAACATGGGGTCTCTTGCACACAATAGCTGCCTACTACCCTGACAACCCCTCCCAAGAAACCAGGGACGACGTGCGGATATTTTTCGAGAAGTTTGCCAAACTCTATCCTTGTCGATCATGTGCTGACCACTTCAGGGAACA GATAACCTCGTTTCCCCCAAGAGTTTCGAACCAGCAGACGTTATCACGATGGCTGTGTGACATGCACAACTTGGTCAACCAGCGGACTGGCAAACCGATCTTTGACTGCTCCCGG GTGAACGAGAGGTGGCGTGACGGTTGGCGGGACGGCTCCTGTGATTAG